The Cucumis melo cultivar AY chromosome 6, USDA_Cmelo_AY_1.0, whole genome shotgun sequence genome includes a region encoding these proteins:
- the LOC103493386 gene encoding (+)-gamma-cadinene synthase (The RefSeq protein has 10 substitutions compared to this genomic sequence), translating to MSSQVSNFPASIMKTNDIPDVKRSLANFHPNIWKEHFLSFTFDDALKIDEGMKERTEKLKEEIRMMMIAYVENQLIKLNLVDSIQRLGVSYHFEDEVDEFLEHIYVSYNNSLLLSNKNSNGEDLHITALLFRLLRQQGYRISCDIFLKFMDDNGKFKESLVEDERGLLSLYEASHMMGHGEALLEEALEFTTTHLQTYIHRYSNINPSFASEVSNALKLPIRKSVPRIKAREYLEIYQQHPSHNETLLEFSKLDFNILQKLHQKELSEICRWWKDLDVPTKFPFARDRIVECYFWTLGAYFEPQYSVGRKMLTKVIAIASILDDIYDAYGTFEELQVLTPAIQRWDRSMVHTLPLYMKPFYVAMLELYEEIGKEIDKDQNSLHLQVAIGGIKRLSESYFEEAKWLNKEYKPSFKEYMELALKTTGYTMLISISFLGLGDHIVTNEVLQWLSNGPQIIKASTIICRLMDDIASHKFEQEREHVASAVECYMKQYDCSEEEACIELHKEVVDAWKDTNEAFYRPFNVPVPVLMRVLNFSRVINLLYLDEDGYTNAKSGTKFLIKSLLVDPLPC from the exons ATGTCTTCTCAAGTTTCAAATTTTCCTGCTTCCATTATGAAAACCAATGATATTCCTGATGTTAAGCGTTCTGTTGCAAATTTTCATCCTAATATTTGGAAGGAACATTTCCTTTCATTTACATTTGATGATGCATTG AAAGTAGATGATGGCAGGAGAGAAAGAACTGAAaagttgaaagaagaaataagaaTGATGATGATTGCTTATGTGGAAAATCAACTGATTAAGCTAAATTTGGTTGATTCAATCCAACGGCTAGGAGTATCCTATCATTTTGAAGATGAGATTGATGAATTCTTAGAACATATATATGTGTCTTATAATAATTCCCTTTTATTGAGTAATAAAAATAGTAATGGTGAAGATCTTCATATTACTGCTCTTCTATTTCGACTTCTGAGGCAACAAGGTTATAGGATTTCATGTG ATATATTTTTGAAGTTCATGGACGACAATGGAAAATTCAAAGAGTCACTGGTTGAGGATGAAAGAGGATTATTGAGCCTATATGAAGCATCACATATGATGGGACATGGAGAAGCTTTGCTCGAGGAAGCTCTTGAATTTACAACCACACATCTTCAAACATATATTCATCGTTACTCAAATATTAATCCAAGTTTTGCATCTGAAGTTAGTAATGCATTGAAATTGCCTATTAGAAAAAGTGTTCCAAGAATCAAGGCAAGAGAGTATTTGGAAATTTACCAACAACATCCTTCTCACAATGAGACTTtgcttgaattctcaaaactagACTTCAACATATTACAAAAACTTCATCAAAAGGAGCTAAGTGAAATCTGCAG gtGGTGGAAGGATTTGGATGTCCCAACAAAGTTTCCTTTTGCAAGAGATAGAATTGTGGAGTGTTATTTTTGGACGTTGGGAGCATACTTTGAACCTCAATACAGTGTTGGGAGGAAAATGTTAACAAAAGTAATTGCAATTGCTTCAATTTTAGATGATATTTATGATGCCTATGGAACATTTGAAGAACTCCAAGTCTTCACTCCAGCAATTCAAag GTGGGATAGAAGCATTGTGCATACACTTCCCGAGTACATGAAACCTTTTTATGTCGCAATGTTAGAACTTTTTGAGGAAATTGGCAAAGAGATTGACAAGGATCAAAATTCTCTCCACCTTCAAGTTGCAATAGGAGGA ATAAAAAGGCTATCTGAATCCTATTTTGAAGAAGCTAAATGGTTAAATAAGGAGTATAAACCAAGTTTCAAGGAGTACATGGAACTGGCATTAAAGACCACAGGTTATACCATGCTTATATCCATTTCTTTTCTTGGATTGGGTGATCACATTGTAACAAACGAGGTTCTTCAATGGCTTTCAAATGGACCTCAAATTATTAAAGCCTCGACCATCATTTGTAGACTCATGGACGACATCGCTTCCCACAAG tTTGAACAAGAAAGGGAGCATGTAGCTTCTGCTGTTGAATGTTACATGAAGCAATATGATTGTTCAGAAGAAGAAGCTTGCATTGAACTTCATAAGGAAGTGGTTGATGCATGGAAGGATACAAACGAAGCATTTTATCGTCCATTTAATGTTCCAGTTCCAGTTCTAATGCGCGTACTCAATTTTTCAAGAGTTATAAACTTGCTTTATTTGGATGAAGATGGATACACAAATGCAAAGAGTGGAACAAAGTTTCTTATTAAATCTCTTCTTGTTGACCCACTGCCTTGTTAA
- the LOC127150034 gene encoding uncharacterized protein LOC127150034 — translation MRISTSSATIISVVHSRSNHGRTRLLDRSSLTIIVAGPSRFYNDSMSSLKEEGSWSIVWNCFGKHTFELGHSCLRPPRMRIIKCWNSNPSLPQRVVSHSLRMRYAIRCWVNDQATQKTLVGDPSRRSAERRVQAVCRHLVRSPQKKRLNYKLNFMKLWNGMKYKIEITKH, via the exons atgaggattagcacttcctctgcgaccattatatcagttgtgcattccag gagcaatcacggacgaacaaggctgctagacagaagcagccttacaatcatagtagcgggtccaagtcgtttctacaacgacagtatgagctcgctgaaagaagagggcagctggtcgatcgtgtggaattgtttcgggaaacacacgttcgagctgggacattcgtgtctcaggccgccgaggatgcgcat aatcaaatgctggaactccaatcccagcctaccccagagggtagtgagccactctctgaggatgagatatgcgatcaggtgttgggtaaacgaccaggctactcaaaagaccttggttggggacccaagccgaaggtccgcagaacggcgagtgcaagcagtttgtcgacatcttgttcgtagtccacagaaaaagagattgaattacaagctaaacttcatgaagctttggaacggaatgaagtacaagatagaaatcaccaagcattag